In Geopsychrobacter electrodiphilus DSM 16401, a single window of DNA contains:
- a CDS encoding branched-chain amino acid ABC transporter permease, which yields MASAHSRMRCGEFRTNYRQDTTIFPTPLARRVAIVSILVLMLSPLVCDAYQLNLLIQIGYYGIAALGLNIVVGFTGQISLGHAAFFGLGAFTSAWINNTTGLPVFFCIPLAGLLTMAVGLMVGIPAGRIKGLYLAIATLASQYILEDFFARADWFTGGSAGAMAAPFSIFGYTMNDDRSYFYVVLFYVIIMFLAGTNLLRTRDGRAFIAVRDHYLSAEIMGINLNKYRILSFGISSFYAGIGGALFGHYLGFVSVEGFTIVLSIQFLAMIIIGGLGSVMGTMLGTIFMVLLPEVMAFGVHLIGSNSTALTQALAYIKAMSIGLAIILFLIFEPDGLSHRWKMIKNYWKLYPFSY from the coding sequence ATGGCCTCTGCTCATTCACGCATGCGCTGCGGAGAGTTCCGCACCAACTACCGACAGGACACCACGATCTTCCCGACCCCCCTGGCACGGCGGGTGGCGATTGTTTCAATTCTGGTGCTGATGCTCTCCCCCCTGGTGTGCGACGCCTACCAGCTGAACCTGCTGATCCAGATCGGCTACTACGGCATTGCCGCATTGGGGCTGAACATCGTCGTCGGGTTCACCGGCCAGATCTCCCTCGGCCACGCCGCCTTCTTCGGTCTGGGGGCCTTTACCTCCGCCTGGATCAACAACACCACCGGCCTGCCGGTCTTCTTCTGCATCCCGCTGGCGGGGCTTTTGACCATGGCCGTCGGGCTGATGGTCGGCATCCCGGCCGGCCGGATCAAGGGACTCTACCTGGCGATCGCGACTCTGGCCTCGCAGTACATCCTCGAAGACTTCTTCGCCCGCGCCGACTGGTTTACCGGCGGCTCGGCCGGCGCCATGGCCGCCCCGTTCAGCATTTTCGGCTACACCATGAACGACGACCGCTCCTATTTTTATGTCGTACTCTTCTACGTCATCATCATGTTCCTGGCCGGCACCAACCTGTTGCGCACCCGCGACGGCCGAGCCTTTATCGCGGTACGTGATCATTACCTGTCGGCCGAAATCATGGGGATCAACCTCAACAAATACCGGATTCTCTCCTTCGGCATCTCCTCGTTCTATGCCGGAATCGGCGGCGCCCTTTTTGGTCACTACCTTGGCTTCGTCTCGGTCGAAGGCTTCACCATCGTGCTTTCGATTCAGTTTCTGGCCATGATCATCATCGGCGGCCTCGGCTCGGTGATGGGGACCATGCTCGGCACCATCTTCATGGTGCTGCTCCCCGAGGTGATGGCGTTTGGCGTGCATCTGATCGGGAGTAACAGCACTGCTTTGACCCAGGCTTTGGCCTACATCAAAGCCATGTCCATCGGCCTGGCGATTATCCTGTTTCTGATCTTTGAACCGGACGGCCTGTCCCATCGCTGGAAGATGATCAAGAACTACTGGAAGCTGTATCCGTTTTCGTACTGA
- a CDS encoding branched-chain amino acid ABC transporter permease, translating to MNFELLTQLLVNGLIVGTLYGVVAMCFVLIYKSTRIINFAQGEFLLIGAWTCWAMLVKFQLPFYFAFPLTLVFMFIFGIVLQIVVLRPMIGEPIISVIMVTIGLSMFFQALVSWIFGGYTKAFPKVFETESVNIAGLQIETAYIMSLVISLIIMVGFYIFFKYSRMGLAMRATAFNQQIAQSLGISVKHVFAAAWAISAVVSALAGVVIGMVNGVSSALSFIGIKVFPVVILGGMDSIIGSIVGGLIIGVLENLAEFFDSQWLHLGNMYNIAPFYALVIILMIKPYGLFGTKDIERI from the coding sequence ATGAATTTTGAACTGCTGACCCAGCTACTGGTCAACGGCCTGATCGTCGGCACCCTCTACGGGGTGGTGGCCATGTGCTTCGTGCTGATCTACAAATCGACCCGTATCATCAATTTTGCCCAGGGTGAATTTCTGCTCATCGGCGCCTGGACCTGCTGGGCGATGCTGGTCAAATTTCAGCTCCCCTTCTACTTCGCCTTCCCCCTGACCCTGGTGTTCATGTTTATTTTCGGCATCGTGCTGCAGATCGTGGTGTTGCGCCCGATGATCGGCGAACCGATCATCTCGGTAATCATGGTCACTATCGGCCTCTCGATGTTTTTCCAGGCGCTGGTCTCCTGGATTTTTGGCGGCTACACCAAAGCCTTTCCCAAGGTCTTTGAAACCGAATCGGTGAATATCGCCGGGCTGCAGATCGAGACCGCCTACATCATGAGTCTGGTCATTTCGCTCATCATCATGGTCGGCTTCTATATCTTCTTCAAATATTCGCGAATGGGGCTGGCGATGCGCGCCACCGCCTTCAACCAGCAGATCGCCCAGAGCCTCGGGATCTCGGTCAAACACGTGTTTGCCGCCGCCTGGGCAATTTCCGCGGTCGTTTCGGCCCTGGCCGGGGTGGTCATCGGCATGGTCAACGGCGTCTCCTCGGCGCTCTCCTTCATCGGCATCAAGGTCTTTCCGGTGGTGATTCTGGGCGGCATGGATTCGATCATCGGCTCGATTGTCGGCGGACTCATCATCGGGGTGCTCGAGAATCTGGCCGAATTTTTCGACAGCCAGTGGCTGCACCTCGGAAACATGTACAACATCGCCCCCTTCTATGCCCTGGTCATTATTCTGATGATCAAGCCTTATGGGCTCTTCGGCACCAAAGACATCGAGAGGATTTAA
- a CDS encoding 2-oxoacid:acceptor oxidoreductase family protein, whose amino-acid sequence MQTPTQKMIQIRWHGRGGQGAITAAKVVAEATFKSGYAGVVMAPSFGTERRGAPVSTSLKISRTKIYDLSPIQTPDIVVVLDHLILNEVNVTAGLKPGGLLIINSPHPASKHQQADFRVAVVNVTRLGEEAGLRKGIVNSGIIGALGKASGLVAIEMLTSCIVAEFTGRKPDENAKAAQLAYDATEICEPAQGGVHA is encoded by the coding sequence ATGCAGACCCCCACACAAAAAATGATCCAGATCCGTTGGCACGGCCGCGGCGGTCAGGGTGCGATTACTGCCGCCAAGGTGGTGGCCGAAGCGACCTTCAAGTCCGGTTATGCCGGGGTTGTCATGGCGCCGAGCTTCGGCACCGAACGCCGCGGCGCGCCAGTATCAACCTCACTCAAAATTTCACGCACCAAGATCTATGACCTCTCGCCGATCCAGACCCCGGATATTGTCGTGGTACTGGATCATCTGATCTTGAATGAGGTCAACGTCACCGCCGGACTCAAACCTGGCGGACTGTTGATCATCAATTCACCCCACCCGGCCAGCAAACACCAGCAGGCCGATTTTCGCGTCGCCGTGGTCAATGTTACCCGCCTCGGCGAAGAAGCCGGGCTGCGCAAGGGGATCGTCAACAGCGGCATCATCGGCGCACTCGGCAAAGCGAGCGGACTGGTCGCTATCGAGATGCTCACCAGCTGCATCGTTGCTGAATTTACTGGACGCAAACCCGATGAAAACGCCAAAGCTGCTCAACTGGCCTATGACGCCACCGAGATCTGCGAACCGGCACAAGGAGGCGTGCATGCCTGA
- a CDS encoding CaiB/BaiF CoA transferase family protein: protein MLNDCLAGVRVLDLSQYLPGPFTTQMLADFGAEVLKIEPPQGDPMSHFILQDEDGVSPWYKQINAGKTLLPLDLKTESGGEVLAELITRADVLLESFRPGVLERLGFGRARLQELNPNLIHCALSGFGQTGPCRERAGHDLTYLAMSGMLSLTGSRETPVIPFPPICDHATGQQAVTAILAALLRRNTTGKGAYIDISLFEVALSWQSFPLTAAQRAGESLSRGSDLLTGGAACYQIYRTADDRFIALGALEEKFWQSFCATVQRPDWVDRQHEPMPQTALIAAVAELIASADFSVWQTRFDGVDCCFEPILDHSEVLNLPQVIERRLLQNEGTEGRQDALLPIWFDNRPPPARRALQKQTTAAALNAWQKL from the coding sequence ATGCTTAACGACTGCCTCGCCGGGGTGCGGGTCCTCGACCTCAGCCAGTATCTGCCCGGTCCCTTCACCACCCAGATGCTCGCCGATTTTGGCGCCGAAGTACTGAAGATTGAACCGCCGCAGGGCGATCCGATGAGTCACTTTATCCTGCAGGATGAAGATGGCGTCTCCCCCTGGTATAAGCAGATCAACGCTGGCAAGACCCTTTTGCCTCTCGATTTGAAAACCGAATCCGGCGGAGAGGTGCTCGCCGAATTGATCACCCGCGCCGATGTCCTGCTCGAATCCTTTCGCCCGGGCGTGCTTGAGCGTCTCGGCTTCGGCCGCGCCCGCCTGCAGGAATTGAATCCGAACCTGATCCACTGCGCGCTTTCGGGCTTCGGTCAAACCGGCCCCTGCCGCGAGCGCGCCGGACATGACCTGACCTATCTGGCCATGAGCGGCATGCTCAGCCTGACCGGAAGCCGCGAAACGCCGGTCATCCCTTTTCCGCCGATCTGTGATCACGCCACCGGCCAGCAGGCAGTTACCGCCATCCTCGCTGCCCTGCTGCGCCGCAACACAACGGGCAAAGGCGCTTATATTGATATCAGCCTGTTTGAAGTTGCCCTCTCCTGGCAGTCTTTCCCGCTGACCGCGGCCCAACGAGCAGGGGAGTCTCTTTCCCGCGGGAGTGATCTGCTCACCGGCGGCGCCGCCTGCTACCAGATCTACCGTACCGCCGATGACCGGTTTATCGCCCTCGGTGCCCTCGAAGAAAAATTCTGGCAATCCTTCTGTGCCACCGTTCAGCGCCCCGACTGGGTCGACCGTCAACATGAACCGATGCCGCAGACCGCTTTGATCGCCGCCGTTGCCGAGCTCATTGCCAGTGCCGATTTTTCGGTCTGGCAAACGCGCTTCGACGGGGTCGATTGCTGTTTTGAACCGATTCTCGATCATAGCGAAGTACTCAACCTCCCACAGGTCATTGAACGCCGACTGCTGCAAAATGAAGGGACCGAGGGGCGGCAGGATGCGCTCCTGCCTATCTGGTTTGATAACCGGCCCCCGCCCGCGCGCCGCGCGCTGCAAAAACAGACCACCGCTGCAGCCTTAAATGCCTGGCAAAAACTCTAA
- a CDS encoding 4Fe-4S binding protein → MPDSRFKILTTASTPGPGDAGRTGSWRVERPIIDYNRCIPAKTGKHACHLCWLYCPDSTVSKAIKPEFDLQYCKGCGICAEECPAQAITMVAEENFAGGGDNE, encoded by the coding sequence ATGCCTGATTCCCGTTTTAAAATATTGACCACCGCCAGTACCCCCGGTCCCGGCGACGCCGGACGCACCGGCTCCTGGCGCGTCGAACGCCCGATCATTGACTACAACCGCTGCATCCCGGCCAAAACCGGCAAACACGCCTGCCACCTCTGCTGGCTCTACTGCCCCGACAGCACCGTGAGCAAGGCGATCAAGCCAGAATTCGACCTGCAATACTGTAAGGGGTGCGGGATCTGCGCCGAGGAGTGTCCGGCCCAGGCGATCACCATGGTCGCCGAAGAAAACTTCGCGGGAGGGGGCGACAATGAGTAA
- a CDS encoding ABC transporter ATP-binding protein: MGEPAVKVAAQPAEKEIILSVNNIEVVYDEVILVLRGISLDVPRGELVTLLGPNGAGKSTTLKAISGLLKTEDGEVTRGTITFKGENIANSDPDAIVRKGIFQVMEGRRIIEDMTVIENLRLGAFTRKDRGAIKGDIEKVFHYFPRLKERTGMAGYLSGGEQQMLAIGRAIMAKPEMILLDEPSMGLSPLLVKEVFEIIRNINQEQGITMLLVEQNANMALHSANYGYVMESGKIVLDGSGEDLLNNEDMKEFYLAGGDKERKSFKNLKSYKRRKRWM, translated from the coding sequence ATGGGAGAGCCGGCCGTTAAGGTTGCTGCACAGCCTGCCGAAAAAGAGATCATTCTCTCGGTCAACAACATCGAAGTTGTTTATGACGAAGTCATTCTGGTGTTGCGGGGTATCAGCCTCGACGTCCCCAGAGGCGAACTTGTCACCCTGCTCGGGCCCAACGGCGCCGGAAAATCGACCACCTTGAAGGCAATCTCCGGACTGCTCAAGACCGAGGACGGCGAGGTCACGCGCGGCACTATCACCTTCAAGGGAGAGAACATCGCCAACAGTGACCCCGACGCCATCGTGCGCAAGGGGATTTTTCAGGTCATGGAGGGACGTCGGATCATCGAGGATATGACGGTCATCGAAAACCTCCGCCTCGGCGCCTTCACCCGCAAGGACCGCGGCGCCATCAAGGGGGATATCGAGAAGGTCTTTCATTATTTCCCACGTTTGAAGGAACGCACCGGCATGGCCGGCTACCTCTCGGGCGGCGAACAGCAGATGCTTGCCATCGGCCGCGCGATCATGGCCAAGCCCGAGATGATTCTGCTCGACGAACCCTCCATGGGCCTCTCACCACTGCTGGTCAAGGAGGTCTTCGAGATCATCCGCAACATCAACCAGGAACAGGGGATCACCATGCTGCTGGTTGAACAGAACGCCAACATGGCCCTGCACAGCGCCAACTACGGCTACGTCATGGAGTCGGGCAAGATCGTCCTCGACGGCAGCGGCGAAGATCTGCTCAACAATGAGGATATGAAAGAGTTTTATCTGGCCGGTGGCGATAAGGAACGCAAGTCGTTCAAGAATTTGAAGTCATATAAGCGCAGAAAACGCTGGATGTGA
- a CDS encoding long-chain fatty acid--CoA ligase, producing MPAEYADIKQYDTFPKLLAYNAANWPDEVALREKEFGIWNAYNWSAYHKLVKHFALGMHHLGIAHGDSVGIIGDNRPEWVIGEIASHALRAMIFGIYQDSLNEEVAYLINYAGAKIIIAEDEEQVDKVLEITAECPCVKHIIYCDPRGMRKYDDPRLLSHLDLMKAGEQLDAEQPELYAQLLAAGQAADVAILCPTSGTTSNPKLAMLQCGPMLEHSLAYLHADPKYPSDNYVSVLPLPWIMEQVYAVAQALICRQIVNFVEEPETMMADLREIGPNFVLLAPRVWESVAADVKAKMMDATPFKQRMFKFGMALADKAALQGKAQSKLAYWLLFKALKDRLGFSFLRSAATGGAALGPDTFKFFLAMGVPLRQLYGQTEMGGAYTIHEADDVDFDSVGIPFENAEVRIDNPDANGVGQVVAKSKGMFLGYFNNEQASADALSDGWMLTGDAGYFKKENGHLVVIDRISDLAETATGTRFSPQFIENKLKFSPFIAEAVVQGDERPYLAAIICIRFDIVAKWAEQRGLAFTNYINLSAQPLIYDMVQKEVEQVNASLPEAQRIRKFLLLYKQLDADDGELTRTRKVRRGVIKEKYAEIIDTIYSEEEIVHIDTVITFQDGNKSRIQTDVRVVDLQKESAGQLTKQVRRQAAH from the coding sequence ATGCCAGCCGAATACGCCGATATCAAGCAGTACGACACCTTTCCCAAGCTGCTCGCCTACAACGCAGCCAACTGGCCGGACGAAGTCGCCCTGCGCGAGAAGGAGTTCGGCATCTGGAACGCTTACAACTGGAGCGCTTACCATAAGCTGGTCAAGCACTTTGCCCTCGGCATGCACCATCTGGGGATCGCCCATGGTGATTCGGTCGGCATCATCGGCGACAATCGACCGGAATGGGTGATCGGTGAGATTGCCTCCCATGCCCTGCGCGCGATGATCTTCGGCATCTACCAGGATTCGCTCAACGAAGAGGTCGCCTACCTGATCAACTACGCCGGCGCCAAGATCATCATCGCCGAGGATGAAGAGCAGGTCGACAAGGTCCTTGAGATCACCGCCGAGTGCCCCTGCGTGAAGCACATCATCTATTGTGACCCGCGCGGCATGCGCAAATACGATGATCCTCGCCTGCTCAGCCACCTCGACCTGATGAAAGCGGGCGAACAGCTGGACGCCGAGCAGCCAGAGCTCTACGCGCAGCTGCTCGCTGCGGGACAGGCGGCAGATGTCGCCATCCTCTGCCCGACCTCCGGCACCACCTCGAATCCGAAACTGGCCATGCTGCAATGTGGGCCGATGCTCGAACACAGCCTCGCCTATCTGCACGCCGACCCCAAGTATCCGAGCGACAACTATGTCTCGGTGCTGCCGCTCCCCTGGATTATGGAACAGGTCTACGCCGTGGCTCAGGCGCTGATCTGTCGTCAGATCGTCAACTTCGTCGAGGAACCAGAGACGATGATGGCCGACCTGCGCGAGATCGGCCCGAACTTCGTGCTCCTGGCGCCGCGCGTCTGGGAGTCCGTCGCCGCCGACGTCAAGGCCAAGATGATGGATGCCACCCCGTTTAAACAGAGGATGTTCAAGTTCGGCATGGCGCTGGCCGACAAGGCCGCCCTGCAGGGGAAGGCACAGTCGAAACTGGCCTACTGGCTGCTGTTCAAGGCGCTCAAGGACCGGCTCGGCTTCTCCTTTCTGCGCTCGGCCGCGACCGGTGGCGCCGCCCTGGGCCCCGACACCTTCAAGTTCTTCCTCGCCATGGGGGTGCCGCTCCGCCAACTGTACGGCCAGACCGAAATGGGCGGGGCCTACACCATCCATGAGGCGGACGATGTGGATTTCGACAGCGTCGGTATCCCCTTCGAAAACGCCGAGGTGCGCATCGATAACCCTGATGCTAACGGCGTTGGCCAGGTCGTCGCCAAATCGAAAGGGATGTTTCTCGGCTACTTCAACAACGAGCAGGCCAGCGCGGATGCCCTCAGCGACGGCTGGATGCTCACTGGCGACGCCGGCTATTTCAAAAAAGAGAACGGCCATCTGGTGGTCATCGACCGGATCTCCGACCTGGCCGAAACTGCGACCGGCACGCGCTTCTCGCCGCAGTTCATCGAGAACAAGCTGAAGTTCTCCCCCTTTATCGCCGAGGCGGTCGTCCAGGGGGATGAACGCCCCTATCTGGCGGCGATCATCTGCATCCGCTTTGACATCGTCGCCAAATGGGCCGAACAGCGCGGGCTTGCCTTTACCAACTACATCAACCTCTCGGCCCAGCCGCTGATCTACGACATGGTGCAGAAGGAGGTGGAGCAGGTTAACGCCAGCCTGCCCGAGGCCCAGCGGATCCGCAAATTCCTGCTGCTCTACAAGCAACTCGACGCCGACGACGGCGAGCTGACCCGCACCCGCAAGGTACGCCGCGGAGTGATCAAGGAGAAGTACGCCGAGATCATCGATACAATCTACAGCGAAGAGGAGATCGTCCATATCGACACGGTCATCACCTTTCAGGACGGCAACAAATCTCGCATCCAGACCGATGTCCGGGTGGTTGATCTGCAGAAGGAATCTGCAGGCCAGCTGACCAAACAGGTCCGGCGGCAAGCGGCCCACTAA
- a CDS encoding ABC transporter substrate-binding protein: MRKKLLCGTLVLAMFSITTLAFAADTIPVGHLACYTGPTSDVGVPYGNGIDDAMKYINAHGGIDGKLLNYETVDYSYKAPQAVATYKRWVSDLKPVAIQGWGTADTEALVQFVAKDKIPYFSASYSGHLTDPTGKSEHSKSAAPYNFFYGPSYSDTCRGLVQWAAEDWKAKGHKDAPKFIHMGANHPYPNAPKAACAAYAKELGFEVLNPIVYSLKPGDAKAQCLTLKDSGANYAYMGNTAGSNISLLNSCGTVGANPQFLANVWGWDENSIKAAGQSGDGVAVPLGSPSWNDSAPGMAMVREIAKMSDPSGKTYHNLHYMRGICTVYFMKDAMIAADKMKGGITGPNIKKGMEQMKNHVPAGLEGVCKPSTWTSEDHRGTTEVSVYTTTYNGGDFKFNLQSTVEVPRRADWLGW; the protein is encoded by the coding sequence ATGCGCAAAAAGCTACTCTGTGGAACCCTGGTCCTGGCAATGTTCAGTATTACAACCCTTGCATTCGCCGCCGATACTATCCCGGTCGGCCATCTGGCCTGCTACACCGGCCCGACCTCTGACGTCGGCGTCCCCTATGGCAACGGTATCGACGATGCCATGAAATACATCAATGCCCATGGCGGCATCGATGGCAAACTGCTCAACTACGAAACCGTCGATTACTCCTACAAGGCTCCGCAGGCCGTGGCGACCTACAAGCGCTGGGTCTCCGATCTCAAACCGGTCGCTATTCAAGGCTGGGGTACCGCCGACACCGAAGCCCTGGTCCAGTTCGTCGCCAAGGATAAAATCCCCTATTTCTCGGCCTCCTATTCCGGTCACCTGACCGACCCGACCGGCAAATCTGAGCACAGCAAATCGGCTGCCCCATATAACTTCTTCTACGGACCCTCCTATTCCGACACCTGCCGCGGGCTGGTGCAGTGGGCCGCCGAAGACTGGAAAGCCAAAGGGCATAAAGACGCACCAAAATTCATTCACATGGGCGCCAACCACCCCTACCCCAACGCACCCAAGGCAGCCTGTGCGGCCTACGCCAAGGAACTCGGCTTCGAAGTGCTGAACCCGATCGTTTATTCCCTGAAGCCCGGCGATGCCAAGGCGCAGTGTCTGACCCTCAAGGATTCCGGGGCGAACTACGCCTACATGGGTAACACCGCCGGCTCGAACATCTCGCTGCTCAACTCCTGCGGTACCGTTGGCGCCAATCCCCAGTTTCTGGCCAATGTCTGGGGTTGGGATGAAAACTCGATCAAAGCCGCTGGGCAATCAGGCGATGGTGTAGCCGTCCCTCTCGGCTCACCCTCCTGGAACGATTCAGCTCCGGGGATGGCCATGGTTCGCGAAATCGCAAAAATGTCTGACCCTTCCGGCAAGACCTATCATAACCTGCACTACATGCGCGGTATCTGCACGGTGTACTTCATGAAAGACGCCATGATCGCCGCCGACAAAATGAAGGGTGGGATCACCGGGCCGAACATCAAGAAGGGGATGGAGCAGATGAAGAACCATGTCCCGGCCGGCCTCGAAGGGGTCTGCAAGCCATCAACATGGACCAGCGAAGATCACCGCGGCACCACCGAAGTTTCGGTCTATACCACGACCTACAACGGCGGCGATTTCAAATTCAACCTGCAATCAACCGTTGAAGTTCCACGCCGCGCCGACTGGCTCGGCTGGTAA
- a CDS encoding ABC transporter ATP-binding protein, translating into MAETPPLLQVSDISLSFGGVHALTDVSFSVNPGEIFSIIGPNGAGKTSMLNCISGRYQPNKGSITFRQKEMIGLRPNDRCTLGIGRTFQNLALFAHMTVLDNIMVGRHHLLKNNFLSGSLYWLTGARREELKHRAEVEDIIDFLEIAHIRKSIAGTLSYGLRKRVELARAVALRPDLILLDEPMAGMNLEEKEDMARYIIDLNEEWGMTVVMIEHDMGVVMDISHRVMVLDFGKKIASGLPDEVMANPQVKKAYLGVDDEPSATAQSAGEVA; encoded by the coding sequence ATGGCTGAAACACCCCCTCTGCTTCAGGTCAGCGACATCTCCCTCTCTTTCGGCGGGGTTCATGCCCTGACCGACGTCAGCTTCAGCGTCAACCCAGGCGAAATCTTCTCAATCATCGGTCCTAACGGTGCCGGTAAGACATCTATGCTCAACTGTATCTCGGGCCGCTACCAGCCGAACAAGGGTTCGATCACCTTCCGGCAGAAGGAGATGATCGGCCTGCGCCCCAACGACCGCTGCACCTTGGGGATCGGCCGCACCTTTCAGAATCTTGCGCTCTTCGCCCACATGACCGTACTCGACAACATCATGGTCGGACGTCACCATCTGCTCAAAAACAACTTCCTCAGCGGCTCCCTCTACTGGTTAACCGGCGCACGAAGAGAGGAATTGAAGCACCGCGCCGAGGTCGAGGACATCATCGATTTTCTCGAGATCGCGCATATTCGCAAGTCGATCGCCGGCACTCTCTCCTACGGTCTGCGCAAACGGGTCGAGCTGGCCCGCGCCGTGGCCCTGCGTCCCGATCTGATTCTGCTCGATGAACCGATGGCCGGGATGAATCTGGAAGAGAAAGAGGACATGGCGCGCTACATCATCGACCTCAATGAAGAGTGGGGGATGACGGTGGTAATGATCGAGCACGACATGGGGGTGGTCATGGATATCTCCCACCGGGTGATGGTGCTCGATTTCGGCAAGAAGATCGCAAGTGGCCTGCCGGACGAAGTGATGGCCAACCCACAGGTTAAAAAAGCCTATCTGGGCGTGGATGACGAACCTTCTGCAACTGCACAATCCGCCGGGGAGGTTGCCTGA
- a CDS encoding DUF6125 family protein: MSSQASAPDEGLKLLQKLSKQELITIIQDDAKNWLAHDGLWFQAIEKTHGMEVAIAADTDAWRHFTVIEAKRIMARLNLQPGGGIPALLECLNHRLYARLNLQEAIEVSDTRAVFRMVDCRVQSARKRKGLDDFPCKSVGIVEYSEFARTIDPRITTRCIACPPDAHPDDFFCSWEFTLEP, translated from the coding sequence ATGTCAAGCCAAGCCAGCGCACCCGATGAAGGTCTCAAACTTTTACAAAAACTCAGCAAACAGGAACTCATCACCATCATCCAGGACGATGCCAAAAACTGGCTGGCCCACGACGGTCTCTGGTTCCAGGCAATCGAAAAGACCCACGGCATGGAGGTCGCCATCGCCGCCGATACAGACGCCTGGCGGCATTTTACTGTGATCGAAGCCAAACGCATCATGGCGCGACTTAATCTCCAGCCGGGGGGCGGCATCCCGGCCTTACTCGAGTGTCTGAATCATCGACTCTACGCCCGCCTCAACCTGCAGGAGGCGATCGAGGTCAGTGACACCCGTGCCGTCTTTCGCATGGTTGATTGTCGGGTGCAGTCAGCGCGCAAGCGCAAGGGGCTGGATGACTTCCCCTGCAAATCGGTCGGCATCGTTGAATACAGTGAGTTCGCCCGCACCATCGACCCGCGCATTACGACCAGATGCATCGCTTGTCCGCCCGACGCGCACCCGGACGATTTCTTCTGCTCCTGGGAATTCACCTTAGAACCCTGA
- a CDS encoding phenylacetate--CoA ligase family protein, whose amino-acid sequence MSDFYDNLETRSAEQRETELFTQLAEQLEHAQTTASAFAETLGGIKGASVSNRVALAKLPLLHKTELIKRQQNLPIFGGLTGITPPALCQIFASPGPIFEPGSTRPDFWRFARALYAAGFRRGEIIHNCFSYHFTPAGMMFESGARALGCATVPAGVGQTELQVQTMAHVRPEGYVGTPSFLKLILDKADELGIDLSCLTKALVSGEYLPPTLRAAFAARGIAVLQCYATADLGLIAYESKAQEGMIVDEGIILEIVRTGTGELVAEGEVGEVVVTSLNPDYPLIRFATGDLSAILPGPSPCGRTNQRIKGWMGRADQTTKIRGMFVHPSQIAAILKRHPELGRGRLVVTRVEDQDAMCLQIECAETAASNLQAAVIETIRDLTKLRGTVEFVAPGKLPNDGKVIDDQRPVAI is encoded by the coding sequence ATGTCCGATTTCTACGACAACCTCGAAACCCGCAGCGCCGAACAACGCGAGACCGAACTGTTTACACAACTGGCTGAGCAGCTCGAGCATGCCCAGACCACGGCATCTGCTTTTGCCGAGACCCTGGGCGGGATTAAAGGCGCGAGTGTCAGTAATCGTGTGGCCCTGGCCAAATTGCCCCTCTTGCATAAGACCGAGTTGATCAAGCGCCAGCAGAATCTGCCGATCTTCGGCGGCCTGACCGGCATCACTCCCCCGGCACTCTGCCAAATCTTCGCCTCACCCGGCCCAATCTTCGAGCCCGGTTCGACCAGACCCGATTTCTGGCGTTTTGCGCGTGCACTTTACGCTGCCGGCTTCCGCCGCGGCGAAATTATTCACAACTGCTTCTCCTACCATTTCACCCCGGCGGGAATGATGTTCGAATCCGGTGCCCGCGCACTCGGTTGCGCGACGGTTCCGGCCGGCGTCGGCCAGACCGAACTACAGGTCCAGACCATGGCCCATGTCCGCCCCGAGGGCTATGTCGGTACGCCATCGTTTTTAAAACTGATCCTCGACAAAGCAGACGAACTCGGCATCGATCTCTCCTGCCTCACAAAAGCTCTTGTTTCCGGTGAATATCTGCCACCAACGCTACGCGCTGCCTTCGCCGCACGTGGCATCGCCGTGCTGCAATGCTACGCCACCGCAGACCTCGGTCTGATCGCCTACGAGTCCAAGGCGCAAGAAGGGATGATCGTCGATGAAGGGATCATCCTCGAAATCGTGCGCACCGGCACCGGCGAACTCGTGGCCGAAGGTGAAGTCGGCGAAGTCGTCGTCACCAGCCTCAACCCCGACTACCCGCTGATCCGTTTCGCGACCGGTGATCTCTCGGCGATCCTGCCCGGGCCAAGCCCCTGCGGCCGCACCAACCAGCGCATTAAAGGCTGGATGGGCCGCGCCGACCAAACCACCAAAATCCGCGGCATGTTCGTCCACCCCAGCCAGATCGCCGCAATCCTCAAGCGCCATCCAGAGCTGGGACGGGGCAGGTTGGTGGTTACCCGAGTCGAGGATCAGGATGCGATGTGCCTGCAGATTGAATGTGCTGAGACCGCTGCCTCTAATTTGCAAGCAGCAGTTATAGAAACCATCCGCGACCTGACCAAGCTGCGCGGAACGGTAGAATTTGTAGCACCGGGAAAGCTGCCCAACGATGGCAAAGTCATCGACGACCAGCGCCCCGTCGCGATTTAG